Within the Aphis gossypii isolate Hap1 unplaced genomic scaffold, ASM2018417v2 Contig00423, whole genome shotgun sequence genome, the region ACTAATGGAAACTGTAAAAACATTGGAAATAGAGTTTAAAAAACTACACaaagataatttatcaaaaataactaatgttatgaaatatttaactgaCATTTTATGGTCTAAAGTATCCTCACAAAATATACCGAAAGATGTAATACAGTGTTTAGTAAGAACAAGAACATTTAtacgattaaataatttaaattctgctctattatacactaaaaaaCCATGTAAAAATAAGAAGCTTATTAAGTTCTGtaattaacacaatatatatatatatactacataattacgtaaacaaaattgtatttacctgttgttttattttattactatgtacgacttaatattttataactattttgtaattgtatttacacaatattaaacgttgatattgaatattgttatttgttaaatataaatttgcaaaatatttaaatattttattagatagatAAAGAAATAGTGATAAgacttatattatcaaaaaccaATGAGAGATGGTGAACTACACTGAGGACAGGGAACGCGCGGTGGTTGTGCGCACAAATTAAGTTGTCAtcatacctatctattttgTCATGTTTTAAACtgtgtataattgtttatcgTTAAAAGAATAGTagcgattttaatatttactattattcttCGACAgcgtttttacaatatactaaataacaatatgtataattaatgttttaaagtgtatacatcttaaataattgttttatcgttagttaaaattgtaatgatgagatatatttcttatactcGTAAtgtctaaaacaaaaaatgctgAATATGTTACTGGTACAGGTACGACGTCAATACTAACAGGGAATGGGTTACTTTCTAAATAAACTCCTTTTGTTAAAAACCGATTACATACTATACATcgtgtataatatcaataatctttaaacgcttatatatatttaaatcgaaCAAACTGGTATATAGGATTGTAAATTCGAAAACCACCAGATCATTCATCATGATAACATGCACTGCTACACCACTTTTGGGTTCCTACATTTTGTATACACAGTTTAACTAATGTATAATTTCGAAGTGGATcggttaatatatttaatacataatcctTTACCATAAATAATCTCCTACTAATCTAAAGGTTATTTCTGGGTTAGAACGATAATATTCTAAAGATTCTAGAACACTGTTGATTTTTCTATCCCGTGTATTGTTTGAAACGATTGAAGGCATAcagtaatttatactttaaaaacaatttttaatgtattcgtTTGAATCGTTCTATATATAACGTACACCTATctgcctatattattattttttttttataaaaataatacactaatgatattatatacttacattgtGTTGTATTAGGATTTAATGAATTTCCATAAttattaagcaataataaaaaaaagcatttaaataGGTTAAGATAACAATTGTGAAATAAAGTGttgataaacttttatattttagctagCATAGTAATCAAACCATAGTAGTacgaaatgtaaataaaatttgttattaatcgggttaaaataataattacataagttAAGGTGTATGCAATGTaagtttagtacctatataagagATATGGTAAAAGGGTCATTGGTGGTGATCGTGTGACTAGATTATTACTGGACGTCGCGTTCAAATAAAGTACTTTacgttatttttgttgtacttTATTTCGGTTTACGTCCGAGTAATCGGAGTATAcgacaattgttattttgtgaagttgaaatatttgaaaaaaaaattgaacttttccgtgtgtgtttgtgttgAGCGTCGTGATGtggtatgatatattattataagtttgtgAGACCGTTGTTcaatgtttacaataaaattgttgatgtttttaaataagttgttGCATATTCagcatttacaatattttatactacacacatttatattaattgtaagcaTAAATATCACATTACGATCGGTGGGGACTGTCCATCGATCATTAAGGTAGGTACACACGTAGAGGAAATCCTCGAGTACAAATCCTCAATGCCATTCCTCAAGGAAATGCCTCGCAGCCACACGCGCGGGAATTAATCGaggattttatttgttttgatgatattttattttttttttttttagtcatcGTACATACTACTCACCCTACAacagtttattgtttattaatttaatatatattaatttaatttaataatttaatataattaagtttattaattcgTATATTGTgttgcatattattgtatacgtttATTCGTCATGGAAAAATCAGATGATGATATTATGGCCACTATTGGTTGCTTGGTAGCAGTTAATTGCTTGAAAAAAACACGCGTAAAAAAGAGGGAAAGAAGTGTATGGGTGAAGGAATGGTTGTCAAAAAGAGCACAATACTCACATGTCAACCTGATAAACGAGCTCAGAATTTGCCCTAAAGACtggcaaaattatttaaggatGGACGAGGACACATACGTGAAATTACTGTCATTAGTCACCccttttatcaaaaaaaatgatatggtCATGAGACGAGCCATTTCACCCCATGAAAGGCTCACGGCGACTCTCAGGTTTTTGGCAACAGGAAGAAGTTACGCAGACTTGAAGTTTTCGACAATTATTTCCCCACAGGCTCTTAGTTGCATCATCCCAGAAACTTGTAATGCTATCTATCGAGTTCTAAACCAGGAttatttaaaggtaaaaaaaaataattaattaatttttgtatattttgttataatttataaaagtgctaaaataattattgaaatcacAAACTAGAATTAAAATGTCTGAATAAATCTGAAACTGATTTGGGTTGAGGTTCATCTTGTGGTACGCTTTGTTGATAGTTGTAGTATTCCTGATTTTGTATTGTTGATTGTTGTAATATTGGGCTGGGAGTTCCTGAAGAAGTGATTATTGAACTTATCGGAGAATGGTAGGCAATTTCTGTTGccgtattaaaaactttatggTTCAGTGTTAAGCTACCCATTTCTGCTAGGAATAAAGTCTCATTTATGATCCTGTCAGCAAATAGCATTTGATCTTTTGGCAGGTCTCGTAGTTTCATGGCAATAGTTCTACCACTCATGTCAAAACGATCTTCTTTAATGGCAGGTTTTCTAAAATGATCTTTTACAGTCAGCAACACTTCATTTGCTAAAGCTTCTTGTTTTTCTACTTCAACTCTTTGTTTTTTTCGACGAATATTTAGTGGTGTTCGTTCCTGATCACTGGATTGTGCTTcatcatgaaatatattttcctcACTTACCGCACTTAAAGTTGCAAGAGCCTGGGGCGTTTGTTCTTCATTATCACtgtcctaaaataaaaaaatacatatcgttctaattcaataatatattgatgttaaataaaacaattagtattgaaatacttaaacattttttttattatattattatagattccTCGAACGGCCCAAGAATGGAAGGGTATTTCAAATGAATTTGACACAAAATGGAATTTTCCCCACTGCCTAGGAGCTATGGATGGAAAACATATTACCATTGTACCCCCTGCTGGAAGTGGgtctaattattacaattataaaggGAGGCATAGTATGGTTTTACTTGCTATAGCTGACGCCaactatcaatttataatgtgtGATTTTGGTACAAATGGAAGAATTTCAGATGGTGGAGTTCTGAAAAacacgatattttataaaaaacttga harbors:
- the LOC126554067 gene encoding uncharacterized protein LOC126554067 codes for the protein MSREFTEEFIKLYESEPCLWNVKSKEYHDRNKKDTAYGKLVNKQQEIESNATKDSVIKKINNLRSAYRKENKKIKQSIKSGASADTVYKPKLWYFSLLSFLGDQDTPRTSHSSLENDFDNENSIFGNDSDNEEQTPQALATLSAVSEENIFHDEAQSSDQERTPLNIRRKKQRVEVEKQEALANEVLLTVKDHFRKPAIKEDRFDMSGRTIAMKLRDLPKDQMLFADRIINETLFLAEMGSLTLNHKVFNTATEIAYHSPISSIITSSGTPSPILQQSTIQNQEYYNYQQSVPQDEPQPKSVSDLFRHFNSSL